In Thermodesulfobacteriota bacterium, the genomic stretch AATTCCTTGCCGTCAGGGGAGCGCTCTACCACGACAGATCCTTTTTCGATATCGAATGAGACCTTGTAGTAAAGGCGCTTTGTAGCGGCAGATTCATTCGCGTACCTCAAGAGAGTCGAGAGCTTGCCTGCCTGAGACTTGAGGGCAGCGCGCTCGAACCCCGCAAGCCTGGGCAGCGCCACGGCGAGCGCGAGCCCTATGACGGCCATAAGGACGACCAGCTCAATGATGGTGAAGCCGCGGCGGCATCGCATCCGCCCCGGGAACCGGGGCCCTGGACCCGGAAGAGAAATCCTCGCCATTACGTTTAAACTTCGGCTTTCCTGCGGGTATCTTTTGGTGGGCATTTTAAAGGGGCCTCCCGGCCTTGCAAACAGGAGCACCAAGGATTACATGGACCTGGACTGGACAGGTCCGAACGCAAATACATACAGACCCCCTGAATAACAGAAAATTCCCGGTTTTTCAAGTAAAAACCTGATATTTGCCTTGAAAACCGGCTCCCCTTTCGATAATATCTCCGGTAGGGTCCCGCCTTCCAGGTCTTCCCCCGGCGGGGCTGCCCTTTTCGCGGCGCCTTTTTCTCTTTCCATGAAAACGAAAATTTATTAAGGCAACTTCTAAAAAAAACAGAGATCCTTCCCGCAATCAAGGAAGGCCGGGAATAAAAAGCGGAGCATATACTGGTAATATGTGAGCATTTTTATTACCGTAACTACGCAGGGTCCGGGGAAAAGATCGATTTTTTAAAGATTGCCTTAAATATCAGCTGAGACCAGGCCGAAATGAAACTTATGAACCTTAAGACGGTGAACCTGGTCAACGCGGCGCTGGCACTGGCCATAATACCGGCTGCCGCCTTAGTTGCGAGGGATTGGGTCGTACTTCGAAGCACGGCCCCCGTTACGCCGAATGAGGGCGCAAGGCCTGTCCCTGCAAGGACCGTAACGGACATCATGGCCTATGCCCCGGTCGTCGAAAGCGCCGTCTTCCCTTCAAGGGACAAGAGGTTCAGGGCCGTTCCAATCGGGGATGAAAACACTTCCTCAAGCGGCGGCTCTGCCGAGTTCGCGGGCATGATCCTTGGCGGCACCTTTACGGGTGAGGACAGTTTCGCGGTATTCCGTAGAAGCGGCTCGGCCCAGGAAGAGGTCGTAAGGCCGGGGGAAAGAGTGTTCGGGACAGCCACCCTGCTCAAAGTCCTCCGGGACTCGGCCATTGTCTCAACGGGCTCCGGCGAGGCCACGTTGCGGATAGAAGAGGAAAGGCCCGGCTTTGCTTCGCGTCCGGACCCGGCGCAGGCAGCTGCCCCGGTTGCGCAAGGGGGTTTCCTCGCGGCTTCGAGAAAGGTCGGCGAGGGACAGTGGGTCGTGGACCAGAAGGCGGTCATGAGCGCGCTCGGCGACATAGGCCAGGTGCTTTCGGACGCAAGGCTTACGCCCGTCGTAAAGGACGGCAAGGTCCAGGGCTTTCGCGTTACCGAAATAAAGCCGAAAGGCGTATTCAAGGCGCTCGGGCTCAATAACGGGGACATACTCGGCAGGGTCAACGGGCAGGAGGTCACGACACCCGAGAAGGCGGTCCAGGTGCTTACGGCCCTCAAGGGCGAGTCCAATATCGAGCTCGATATCGTGCGCGGCGGAAGACCCATGAGCCTGCGTTATGAAATAAGATAGCCGGATGAAGATGCTTAAGACGTTAAAAAAAGCCCTCCTCACCTATTCGCTGCTCCTACTGGCGCTTGCCCCGGTCGAGGCCAAGGCCCGCGAGGCCGCCGCGCCCAAGGGGGCGGCAGCCGAGATTACCATAAACTTCGTAGACGTCGAGGTATCGTCGCTTATAAGGATCATGAGCGAGATAACCCGGAAGAACTTCATCTACGACGCCGAGGGCGGCGCAAAGGGCAGGGTCACGATAGTGGCCCCGGCAAAACTCACGAGCGACGAGGCGATGGACCTCTTCATATCGGCCCTGGAGCTCAAGGGTTTTGCGGTGGTCCCCTCAGGAGACGCCTACAAGATAATCCCCTCGTCCTTGGCGAAGCAGAGCGGCATGAAGGTATCTGACGGCGCGGCCCTGGCCAGGGGCGACCAGTATATCGTAAGGCTTATAACGCTCGAATACGTCTCCTTCCAGGAGGCCCTTTCCGCGGTCCAGCCGCTTATATCGAGGTACGGGCAGGTATCGAGCTTCGGCTCGAAGAACGCGCTCATGGTGGTGGACACCTCCTCGAACGTCGAAAAGATACTCAATATACTCAAATCGGTGGACAGGCCCGCCGGGGCGCCTGAGCCGGAGCTCGTATACCTGAGGCACGCGCAGGCCGAGGCCCTCGTGCAGATACTCAGGCATGAGGAACAGAGGAGGACGGGCCCCAAAAGGGGGCCGGACGGGCAGTCCGACAGCGGCATCTCGCTCGATTCAAGGCTTAACGCGATAATACTCTCCAACTCGCCCGTCGAGCGGGAATATTACAGGCGGTTCATATCCCTCCTGGACGTGGCACCCCCGGAGGCCTCGAGCCGCCTTCACGTCTATTACCTCGAAAACGCGAACTCTGCCGACCTCGGGAAGGTGCTCTCCTCGCTCCTCGACCCGGCCCGGGCCGCGGCTGCCGAGAAGGGCGCGCCGACGCAGATGCCTTTCGGCATAACCGGTAGGATATCCATTACCCCGTTCGACGGGACGAACTCGCTCATAATCATGGCCTCGCCCTCCGACTACCGG encodes the following:
- the gspD gene encoding type II secretion system secretin GspD — translated: MLKTLKKALLTYSLLLLALAPVEAKAREAAAPKGAAAEITINFVDVEVSSLIRIMSEITRKNFIYDAEGGAKGRVTIVAPAKLTSDEAMDLFISALELKGFAVVPSGDAYKIIPSSLAKQSGMKVSDGAALARGDQYIVRLITLEYVSFQEALSAVQPLISRYGQVSSFGSKNALMVVDTSSNVEKILNILKSVDRPAGAPEPELVYLRHAQAEALVQILRHEEQRRTGPKRGPDGQSDSGISLDSRLNAIILSNSPVEREYYRRFISLLDVAPPEASSRLHVYYLENANSADLGKVLSSLLDPARAAAAEKGAPTQMPFGITGRISITPFDGTNSLIIMASPSDYRNLVQVIEKLDRRPKQVFVEAMITEVSIDKAVELGNRWRATGMHNGDPVVVGGFGTVDQSSIQSVVSGLAGLSIGGLGNFITVPVTRPDGTSFNLTAPGFAALFSLSSFRDVVNVLSTPHLLTSDNSEAEIMVGENVPFLSKLERETGTTGQPLIQSIERKDVGIKLRIKPKISEGDFVKLDIYQEISAISPTTVAGASDLITTKRSAQTSVVAKNNQTVVIGGLIQTRKTNSTVKVPLLGDIPLLGWLFKFKREQDQKTNLLVFITPYIVNDFQGLDELRMRKESEFDQNSRPAKPQGGAAP
- a CDS encoding prepilin-type N-terminal cleavage/methylation domain-containing protein; amino-acid sequence: MRCRRGFTIIELVVLMAVIGLALAVALPRLAGFERAALKSQAGKLSTLLRYANESAATKRLYYKVSFDIEKGSVVVERSPDGKEFSVDTGIRGLKMSGGAVLRDIVVGGLGKMETGTVSVVFTPLGAAEEFSVHLGAGKDWFTVKFNPYSGKAVAVEGYA